One Phaseolus vulgaris cultivar G19833 chromosome 2, P. vulgaris v2.0, whole genome shotgun sequence DNA window includes the following coding sequences:
- the LOC137811591 gene encoding uncharacterized protein isoform X2: protein MEYERIEKVQAGIISPSKLRMKLLGPHHHRKKDGSNTNSSRTSPARLEEDAEFVNSLLASKNDNLDDEVTSPSLEVLSLKPSSDAVLDRRHSGKSSYEPKEYGDTGRVKMQHFQKVGTGTSSTIHALRSMEDENLDYDSNASSSSFEFDKGERAGNNPATRSLFRPIPSKWNDAEKWIMNRQNIQANHSKKHVAHNQANRMATSMVRVAPDSSHYDHKLPAVSGQAHGGNPVVESFPQSKDLKEVNELGLSCSRSTDDQSVMPGIRSVAMRDMGTEMTPVPSQEPSRTATPVGSATPLRSPVSSMPSTPRGGAPAPTPLDNMTDEDSQFHVENGRTHLSEEEMKIKTRREIAALGVQLGKMNIAAWASKDEQENNQSSPRGTNVQEQERIEFEKRAALWEEAEKSKHTARFKREEIKIQAWESQQKAILEAEMRRTEAKVEQMRAQTHAKMVKKIAMARQRSEEKRVAAEARKNREAERTVAQAEYIRQTGRLPSSSYICCGWL, encoded by the exons ATGGAGTACGAGAGGATAGAGAAAGTTCAG GCTGGAATAATTTCCCCCAGTAAACTGAGGATGAAGTTATTAGGGCCTCACCATCATAGGAAGAAGGATGGATCCAATACTAATTCATCCAGAACTTCCCCTGCAAGGCTTGAAGAAGATGCTGAATTTGTTAACAGCTTACTTGCTTCAAAAAATGACAACCTTGATGACGAAG TTACATCTCCAAGCTTAGAGGTTCTATCATTAAAGCCATCTAGTGATGCTGTGCTGGACAGGAGACATAGTGGGAAGAGTTCCTATGAACCAAAGGAGTATGGTGACACGGGTCGAGTAAAGATGCAGCATTTTCAGAAGGTTGGCACTGGAACTTCAAGCACAATTCACGCGCTGAGATCAATGGAAGATGAAAATCTTGATTATGACAGCAATGCTAGCTCGTCAAGTTTTGAGTTTGATAAAGGAGAGAGAGCAGGGAACAATCCTGCCACTAGATCTCTATTCAGACCAATTCCTTCTAAGTGGAATGATGCCGAGAAATGGATAATGAATAGGCAAAACATTCAGGCTAATCACTCAAAAAAACATGTTGCACATAACCAAGCAAATCGCATGGCAACAAGTATGGTGAGGGTTGCTCCTGATTCTTCTCATTATGATCATAAGCTCCCCGCAG TTTCAGGTCAAGCACATGGAGGAAATCCAGTAGTGGAGTCTTTTCCCCAAAGCAAAGATCTGAAGGAAGTGAATGAATTGGGTCTATCTTGCTCAAGAAGCACAGATGATCAATCAG TGATGCCTGGGATAAGATCCGTTGCCATGAGAGACATGGGAACTGAAATGACCCCTGTGCCAAGTCAAGAACCTTCGCGGACAGCTACTCCAGTTGGGTCTGCAACTCCACTACGGAGCCCAGTTTCCTCAATGCCGTCGACTCCAAGGGGGGGAGCACCTGCTCCAACACCTTTGGACAACATGACCGATGAGGATTCCCAGTTTCATGTTGAAAATGGCAGAACACATTTGTCTGAAGAAGAGATGAAGATAAAGACAAGGAGAGAGATTGCAGCCCTTGGAGTGCAGCTTGGGAAGATGAATATTGCTGCATGGGCAAGCAAAGATGAGCAGGAAAACAACCAATCTTCTCCTCGGGGCACCAATGTGCAAGAACAGGAGAGAATTGAATTTGAAAAACGTGCTGCTCTGTGGGAAGAAGCTGAGAAATCTAAACATACTGCTAG ATTTAAGCGTGAAGAAATCAAAATTCAAGCATGGGAAAGTCAACAAAAGGCAATATTAGAAGCAGAAATGAGAAGAACCGAG GCCAAAGTGGAGCAAATGAGAGCACAGACGCATGCAAAAATGGTGAAAAAGATTGCTATGGCGAGGCAAAGGTCCGAAGAAAAGCGTGTTGCAGCTGAAGCTAGAAAAAATAGAGAAGCAGAAAGAACTGTTGCTCAAGCAGAATACATACGCCAAACAGGACGATTACCCTCTTCCAGTTACATATGTTGTGGTTGGCTGTGA
- the LOC137811591 gene encoding uncharacterized protein isoform X1, translating to MEYERIEKVQAGIISPSKLRMKLLGPHHHRKKDGSNTNSSRTSPARLEEDAEFVNSLLASKNDNLDDEVTSPSLEVLSLKPSSDAVLDRRHSGKSSYEPKEYGDTGRVKMQHFQKVGTGTSSTIHALRSMEDENLDYDSNASSSSFEFDKGERAGNNPATRSLFRPIPSKWNDAEKWIMNRQNIQANHSKKHVAHNQANRMATSMVRVAPDSSHYDHKLPAGKVTETKRVDFCQPTSHMGFEKFSFVPSDSHSVSGQAHGGNPVVESFPQSKDLKEVNELGLSCSRSTDDQSVMPGIRSVAMRDMGTEMTPVPSQEPSRTATPVGSATPLRSPVSSMPSTPRGGAPAPTPLDNMTDEDSQFHVENGRTHLSEEEMKIKTRREIAALGVQLGKMNIAAWASKDEQENNQSSPRGTNVQEQERIEFEKRAALWEEAEKSKHTARFKREEIKIQAWESQQKAILEAEMRRTEAKVEQMRAQTHAKMVKKIAMARQRSEEKRVAAEARKNREAERTVAQAEYIRQTGRLPSSSYICCGWL from the exons ATGGAGTACGAGAGGATAGAGAAAGTTCAG GCTGGAATAATTTCCCCCAGTAAACTGAGGATGAAGTTATTAGGGCCTCACCATCATAGGAAGAAGGATGGATCCAATACTAATTCATCCAGAACTTCCCCTGCAAGGCTTGAAGAAGATGCTGAATTTGTTAACAGCTTACTTGCTTCAAAAAATGACAACCTTGATGACGAAG TTACATCTCCAAGCTTAGAGGTTCTATCATTAAAGCCATCTAGTGATGCTGTGCTGGACAGGAGACATAGTGGGAAGAGTTCCTATGAACCAAAGGAGTATGGTGACACGGGTCGAGTAAAGATGCAGCATTTTCAGAAGGTTGGCACTGGAACTTCAAGCACAATTCACGCGCTGAGATCAATGGAAGATGAAAATCTTGATTATGACAGCAATGCTAGCTCGTCAAGTTTTGAGTTTGATAAAGGAGAGAGAGCAGGGAACAATCCTGCCACTAGATCTCTATTCAGACCAATTCCTTCTAAGTGGAATGATGCCGAGAAATGGATAATGAATAGGCAAAACATTCAGGCTAATCACTCAAAAAAACATGTTGCACATAACCAAGCAAATCGCATGGCAACAAGTATGGTGAGGGTTGCTCCTGATTCTTCTCATTATGATCATAAGCTCCCCGCAGGCAAGGTGACCGAAACGAAGAGAGTTGATTTCTGTCAACCAACGTCACATATGGGATTTGAAAAGTTCTCTTTTGTTCCCTCCGATTCTCATTCAGTTTCAGGTCAAGCACATGGAGGAAATCCAGTAGTGGAGTCTTTTCCCCAAAGCAAAGATCTGAAGGAAGTGAATGAATTGGGTCTATCTTGCTCAAGAAGCACAGATGATCAATCAG TGATGCCTGGGATAAGATCCGTTGCCATGAGAGACATGGGAACTGAAATGACCCCTGTGCCAAGTCAAGAACCTTCGCGGACAGCTACTCCAGTTGGGTCTGCAACTCCACTACGGAGCCCAGTTTCCTCAATGCCGTCGACTCCAAGGGGGGGAGCACCTGCTCCAACACCTTTGGACAACATGACCGATGAGGATTCCCAGTTTCATGTTGAAAATGGCAGAACACATTTGTCTGAAGAAGAGATGAAGATAAAGACAAGGAGAGAGATTGCAGCCCTTGGAGTGCAGCTTGGGAAGATGAATATTGCTGCATGGGCAAGCAAAGATGAGCAGGAAAACAACCAATCTTCTCCTCGGGGCACCAATGTGCAAGAACAGGAGAGAATTGAATTTGAAAAACGTGCTGCTCTGTGGGAAGAAGCTGAGAAATCTAAACATACTGCTAG ATTTAAGCGTGAAGAAATCAAAATTCAAGCATGGGAAAGTCAACAAAAGGCAATATTAGAAGCAGAAATGAGAAGAACCGAG GCCAAAGTGGAGCAAATGAGAGCACAGACGCATGCAAAAATGGTGAAAAAGATTGCTATGGCGAGGCAAAGGTCCGAAGAAAAGCGTGTTGCAGCTGAAGCTAGAAAAAATAGAGAAGCAGAAAGAACTGTTGCTCAAGCAGAATACATACGCCAAACAGGACGATTACCCTCTTCCAGTTACATATGTTGTGGTTGGCTGTGA